A DNA window from Stutzerimonas stutzeri contains the following coding sequences:
- a CDS encoding bifunctional diguanylate cyclase/phosphodiesterase, with translation MQIPSSGDGPVKPQAKTIFARRILPGMVALLVVAIVAAAFAVIHIARRIDQDALQHSHFLVSKALQAQHDWINRSIVDYAFWGDAYVHLSKQVDTGWAYSQANLGPSLYKDFHYEAVLVITPEGDTAYSVVRGKLQAIDGFEYLQHGLPELLARAREAVEEDSGVTALLWAEGRPALVAAAVLTTGGADVEAHAGSASTLLFVDVLDAERLKEIGEQYAVDDMRLRVDPASEDGPTLRQSMEDGTTLHITWAAAQPGRLLLLITLPVLFAVALGLGLLAWLLIRHALRALHMLDVSYARLAASRSALAESEERFRDVAEAASDWIWETDEQARLTFLSNRFRQITGHEPKQWLGRPLLDLLITDSAALQSWLEAPQTAPLRSSYRAADGCERYCRLAARAIQHDGVLNGYRGTASDITEETKAQARVQYLSQHDALTGLPNRTRLRDYLDHNLASMRSGSTLTLLYIDLDRFKPVNDTLGHAAGDEVLIGVASRLRQHTRDGDLVARLGGDEFVVALHRMSEDEDIDRLCNRIIEALSTPFLYEDQQISIGASIGVALAPNDASQANELLRCADIALYQAKDAGRGTWRAYGREMDLRLHERLRREEELRTAIAEQQLEVHYQPRYLSKGMQIVGAEALLRWHHPERGLLLPEHFIALAEETGLIIPLGRWVLHQACRQAARWPGDTAVSVNLSPLQLHDDRLLEEIAQALRENGLPGERLELEITESALLRETQSTLDLLRSIKTLGVHLAVDDFGTGYSSLTNLRHYPFDVIKIDNSFVAGIEQSTEDHSIVRALIELGRGLRMRVTAEGVETEQQLRLLTDDGCTEVQGFHMSYPLPADELQRLLARPINAG, from the coding sequence ATGCAAATCCCCTCCTCTGGCGATGGCCCGGTAAAGCCGCAGGCCAAAACAATCTTCGCTCGACGCATACTCCCCGGCATGGTCGCACTGCTGGTTGTCGCGATCGTCGCAGCCGCATTCGCCGTCATACACATCGCGCGGCGAATCGATCAGGACGCGCTGCAGCACAGCCACTTTCTCGTCAGCAAGGCTTTGCAAGCGCAGCACGACTGGATAAATCGCTCCATCGTCGACTACGCCTTCTGGGGCGACGCATATGTGCACCTCAGCAAGCAGGTCGACACGGGCTGGGCCTATTCCCAGGCCAATCTCGGCCCCTCGCTATACAAGGACTTCCACTACGAAGCGGTGCTGGTCATCACCCCTGAGGGAGACACCGCGTACTCGGTCGTCCGCGGCAAACTACAGGCCATCGACGGCTTCGAATATCTCCAACACGGATTACCGGAGTTGTTGGCACGAGCCCGCGAAGCAGTCGAGGAAGACTCCGGCGTCACCGCGCTGCTATGGGCTGAAGGCCGACCGGCACTGGTCGCCGCGGCTGTCCTGACCACTGGTGGGGCGGACGTCGAAGCGCATGCAGGATCGGCGTCGACCCTGCTGTTCGTGGACGTGCTCGATGCCGAGCGACTGAAGGAAATCGGCGAGCAATATGCAGTGGACGATATGCGCTTGCGGGTGGACCCGGCGTCTGAGGATGGCCCAACCCTAAGGCAATCCATGGAGGACGGGACAACTCTGCATATCACCTGGGCTGCGGCCCAACCTGGGCGCCTGCTCCTGCTGATTACGCTGCCTGTTCTCTTCGCCGTCGCGCTGGGCCTGGGCCTGCTTGCATGGCTGCTCATACGGCACGCATTACGCGCCCTGCACATGCTGGATGTCAGCTACGCGCGGCTCGCCGCGAGCCGCAGCGCGCTGGCAGAAAGCGAGGAACGTTTTCGTGATGTCGCCGAGGCTGCATCCGACTGGATCTGGGAAACCGACGAGCAGGCTCGGCTCACTTTTCTTTCCAATCGCTTCCGACAGATAACGGGGCACGAGCCCAAACAATGGCTCGGTCGTCCCCTGCTGGATTTATTGATCACCGACAGCGCAGCCCTGCAGAGCTGGCTCGAAGCGCCGCAAACCGCGCCTTTGCGCAGCAGCTATCGCGCTGCCGATGGCTGCGAGCGGTACTGCCGGCTGGCCGCCCGTGCGATTCAGCATGACGGCGTACTGAACGGCTACCGCGGAACGGCTAGCGACATCACCGAGGAGACCAAGGCGCAAGCACGCGTTCAGTACCTGTCCCAGCACGATGCGTTGACCGGGCTGCCCAACCGCACTCGGTTGCGCGATTACCTCGATCACAACCTGGCCTCAATGCGCAGCGGCTCTACCCTGACTCTGCTTTACATAGACCTGGATCGGTTCAAGCCAGTCAACGACACCCTCGGCCACGCGGCGGGCGATGAAGTCCTGATCGGAGTGGCCTCACGCCTGCGTCAGCACACCCGGGACGGCGATCTGGTGGCGCGACTGGGTGGCGATGAATTCGTCGTCGCGCTTCACCGCATGAGCGAAGACGAAGACATTGATCGTCTTTGCAATCGCATCATCGAGGCGCTCAGTACGCCCTTCCTCTACGAGGATCAGCAGATCAGCATTGGCGCCAGCATCGGCGTGGCCCTGGCTCCGAACGACGCTTCGCAAGCCAACGAACTGCTGCGCTGTGCCGACATTGCCCTGTACCAGGCCAAGGACGCAGGCCGTGGAACATGGCGCGCCTATGGTCGCGAAATGGACCTGCGCCTGCATGAGCGACTTCGACGCGAAGAGGAGCTGCGCACCGCAATCGCCGAGCAGCAACTGGAGGTTCACTATCAGCCACGCTACTTGAGCAAGGGCATGCAGATCGTCGGCGCCGAAGCGCTGCTGCGCTGGCATCATCCTGAGCGAGGTTTGCTGCTGCCGGAGCACTTCATTGCGCTGGCCGAGGAAACTGGGCTGATCATTCCGCTCGGGCGCTGGGTGCTGCATCAAGCCTGTCGCCAGGCCGCCCGCTGGCCAGGCGACACAGCAGTCTCGGTCAACCTTTCACCCTTGCAGCTACATGATGATCGATTGCTCGAAGAGATCGCCCAGGCACTCCGCGAGAACGGCCTACCGGGCGAACGGCTGGAGCTGGAAATCACCGAAAGTGCGCTGCTGCGGGAAACTCAGAGCACCCTCGACCTGCTGAGGAGCATAAAAACACTCGGTGTCCACCTAGCGGTGGATGACTTCGGCACCGGTTACTCATCGCTGACCAACCTGCGCCACTACCCATTCGATGTAATAAAGATTGATAACAGCTTCGTGGCCGGTATCGAGCAATCGACAGAGGATCACTCAATTGTCCGCGCACTGATCGAGCTGGGCCGCGGGCTGCGGATGCGCGTGACCGCAGAAGGCGTTGAGACCGAACAACAGCTGCGCCTGCTGACCGATGACGGCTGCACCGAAGTGCAAGGTTTCCACATGAGTTATCCGCTGCCAGCCGATGAGCTGCAGAGGCTACTGGCCCGTCCGATCAATGCGGGCTGA
- a CDS encoding PLP-dependent aminotransferase family protein codes for MTNLLLYQRIAQQLAEDIRRGVYRPGERVPSVRKMSRQLSVSHATVLQAYANLEDQGMIRARPQSGFYVHQTPVLTAPMPDIAQVERPTLVTRSSIINQVLSESRREGLIPLGAAVPHVDYLPVRALHQQLAKVTRFQSPRAFSYMFSPGYEPLRRQVAIRMRDAGVVVDSGEIVITHGCVDALQMSLRVLTKPGDLIAAESPTYYGLLQLADLLGLKVIEIPSDPDTGMSLEALQLAAGQWPIKALVLTARLSNPLGVSMPDHRQKQLLSLAARFDIQIVEDDIYGELMFDQDQYKALKSNDRDGRVIYCSSFSKTLSPGVRIGWVIAGRHQPEIERLQTFSTHSACSVTQMGVAAYLENGGYDRHLRAIRQEYRKNLSAFQLAVQRYFPEGTQMTRPKGNFILWVSLPVRVNTQDLHVRALEQGISIAPGLIFSNTEQFNHCIRLNCGLPWNNETERALRTLGQLASELCRDAQ; via the coding sequence ATGACCAATCTGTTGCTCTATCAGCGCATTGCTCAGCAGCTTGCCGAGGATATTCGGCGAGGCGTTTATCGACCTGGTGAGCGTGTGCCCTCGGTGCGCAAGATGAGCCGACAGCTCAGCGTCAGCCATGCCACGGTGTTGCAAGCGTATGCCAATCTCGAGGATCAGGGCATGATCCGCGCGCGTCCGCAATCCGGCTTCTATGTGCATCAGACGCCAGTGCTCACAGCGCCGATGCCTGATATCGCGCAGGTCGAGCGGCCGACGCTGGTTACCCGCAGCAGCATCATCAATCAGGTACTCAGCGAGTCACGCCGCGAGGGGCTGATCCCTCTGGGCGCAGCCGTGCCTCATGTCGATTACCTGCCGGTGCGGGCGCTGCATCAGCAACTGGCCAAAGTCACGCGCTTCCAGAGTCCGCGGGCGTTCAGTTACATGTTCAGCCCGGGTTATGAGCCGTTGCGGCGGCAGGTGGCGATTCGCATGCGCGATGCCGGTGTGGTGGTCGATTCGGGCGAGATCGTCATCACCCACGGTTGCGTCGACGCGCTGCAGATGTCCCTGCGTGTACTTACCAAACCTGGCGATCTGATCGCAGCCGAGTCGCCGACGTACTACGGGCTGTTGCAGTTGGCCGATCTACTCGGCCTCAAGGTCATCGAAATCCCGAGCGACCCGGATACCGGCATGAGTCTGGAAGCGCTGCAGTTGGCTGCGGGGCAGTGGCCCATCAAAGCGCTGGTGCTGACTGCACGCCTGAGCAATCCGCTGGGTGTGAGCATGCCAGACCATCGGCAGAAGCAATTGCTGAGTCTGGCGGCGCGCTTCGATATCCAGATTGTCGAGGACGATATCTATGGGGAGCTGATGTTCGATCAGGACCAGTACAAAGCGCTCAAGTCCAATGATCGGGACGGGCGGGTCATCTACTGCTCAAGCTTTTCCAAGACGCTGTCACCTGGCGTGCGTATCGGCTGGGTCATCGCTGGCCGGCATCAACCGGAGATCGAGCGGTTGCAGACGTTCAGCACTCATTCAGCCTGTAGCGTCACGCAGATGGGAGTGGCGGCTTATCTAGAAAATGGTGGCTACGACCGGCACCTGCGGGCGATTCGCCAGGAATATCGCAAAAACCTCAGCGCTTTCCAGCTGGCGGTACAGCGCTATTTCCCGGAAGGCACCCAGATGACGCGGCCCAAGGGCAACTTCATTCTCTGGGTCAGCCTGCCGGTGCGGGTCAACACGCAGGATCTGCACGTACGGGCTCTGGAGCAGGGCATCAGCATCGCGCCTGGGTTGATCTTCAGCAACACTGAACAATTCAACCACTGTATTCGTCTCAACTGTGGGCTCCCTTGGAACAACGAGACCGAGCGAGCGCTGCGGACGCTCGGGCAGCTGGCTTCGGAACTGTGCCGGGACGCACAATAG
- a CDS encoding DUF2897 family protein, with translation MPWYFWLILLVALGSIVGSLLMLRSTARKIPLTDEQKQRVAQRNAEADAQDSRDR, from the coding sequence ATGCCCTGGTATTTCTGGCTGATTCTGCTCGTCGCACTGGGATCGATCGTTGGCAGCCTGCTGATGCTCCGCTCGACCGCACGCAAGATTCCACTGACCGATGAGCAGAAACAGCGTGTTGCCCAACGCAATGCCGAGGCGGATGCCCAGGATTCCCGTGACCGCTGA
- a CDS encoding DUF4398 domain-containing protein → MLKQLFPSALLAVLMMSGCANDPAPIEQLRLSEQAVEQARSVDASEHYEEFVLAESKLSAARAALQAGDNREARVLAEQAELDARLAEVRVLKDKRQAQVDDLTRRIQRLRQQLGEVR, encoded by the coding sequence GTGTTGAAACAGCTTTTTCCCAGCGCGTTGCTTGCCGTGCTCATGATGAGCGGGTGCGCCAATGATCCAGCCCCCATCGAACAGTTGCGTCTGAGCGAACAGGCCGTGGAGCAGGCGCGCTCCGTGGATGCCTCCGAGCATTACGAGGAGTTCGTCCTTGCCGAAAGCAAGCTGAGCGCGGCTCGCGCTGCCTTGCAAGCAGGCGATAACCGTGAAGCGCGCGTGTTGGCGGAGCAGGCGGAACTGGATGCCCGTCTGGCCGAAGTCAGGGTGCTCAAGGACAAACGCCAAGCCCAGGTTGATGATCTCACCCGGCGTATCCAGCGTTTACGTCAGCAACTGGGAGAGGTCCGGTGA
- a CDS encoding NADP-dependent oxidoreductase, which yields MTLLNQQFLLAQRPIGAPTRETFDYVEKPVGEPGPNQILVKVEYLSIDPAMRGWMNDAKSYIPPVGIGEVMRALGVGKVIASQHPDYKEGDYVNGALGIQAYYLGEPRGFYKVDPQQAPLPRYLSALGMTGMTAYFALLAVGQPKAGETVVISGAAGAVGSIAGQIAKIKGCRVVGIAGGADKCRFLTEKLGFDGAIDYKNEDLAAGLKRECPKGVDVYFDNVGGDILDTVLQRISVGARVVICGAISQYNNKEAVKGPSNYLSLLVNRARMEGMVVTDYVSRYPEAMRDMAEWLASGQLKSKEDIIEGLQTFPETLMKLFTGGNFGKLVLKVS from the coding sequence ATGACCCTGCTCAACCAGCAATTCCTGCTAGCCCAGCGGCCAATCGGTGCGCCGACCCGGGAAACCTTCGACTACGTCGAGAAGCCGGTGGGTGAGCCTGGGCCCAATCAGATTCTGGTAAAGGTCGAGTACCTGTCCATCGACCCGGCCATGCGCGGCTGGATGAACGACGCCAAGTCCTATATTCCGCCGGTAGGCATCGGTGAAGTGATGCGCGCGCTCGGCGTGGGCAAGGTGATCGCCTCGCAGCATCCGGACTACAAGGAAGGCGACTATGTAAACGGTGCGCTGGGTATCCAGGCGTACTACCTGGGCGAGCCGAGGGGCTTCTACAAGGTCGATCCGCAGCAGGCGCCGCTGCCCCGCTACCTCTCCGCGCTGGGCATGACCGGCATGACCGCCTACTTCGCGTTGCTTGCGGTCGGCCAGCCCAAGGCCGGCGAGACCGTGGTGATCTCCGGTGCCGCCGGCGCGGTCGGCAGCATTGCCGGGCAGATCGCCAAGATCAAGGGCTGCCGAGTGGTAGGCATCGCCGGCGGCGCGGACAAGTGCCGCTTCCTCACCGAGAAGCTCGGCTTCGATGGCGCCATTGATTACAAGAACGAAGACCTGGCGGCTGGCCTGAAGCGCGAGTGCCCCAAAGGCGTCGATGTGTACTTCGATAACGTCGGCGGCGACATCCTCGATACGGTATTGCAACGCATCAGTGTCGGCGCGCGGGTGGTGATCTGTGGCGCTATCAGCCAGTACAACAACAAGGAGGCGGTGAAGGGTCCGTCCAACTACCTGTCGCTGCTGGTCAATCGCGCACGGATGGAGGGCATGGTGGTAACCGACTACGTCTCGCGCTATCCCGAGGCGATGCGCGACATGGCTGAATGGCTCGCCAGCGGCCAGCTGAAAAGCAAGGAAGACATCATCGAAGGGCTGCAGACCTTCCCTGAAACCCTGATGAAACTGTTCACTGGCGGCAACTTCGGCAAGCTGGTGCTCAAGGTCAGCTGA
- the pyrF gene encoding orotidine-5'-phosphate decarboxylase, whose amino-acid sequence MTCQTPIIVALDFPSRDAALALARQLDPRLCRVKVGKELFTRCGPAIVEALQGMGFEVFLDLKFHDIPNTTAMAVKAAAELGVWMVNVHCSGGLRMMAACRETLEGMTAPTPLLIGVTVLTSMEQDDLAGIGLDIAPQEQVLRLAGLAAQAGLDGLVCSAQEALPLKAQFPALQLVTPGIRPAGSAQDDQRRILTPAQAMAAGSDYLVIGRPIAQAADPAQALAAVVAELA is encoded by the coding sequence ATGACCTGCCAGACTCCGATTATCGTAGCGCTCGATTTCCCATCCCGCGATGCCGCGCTGGCGTTGGCGCGGCAGCTTGATCCCAGGCTGTGCCGGGTCAAGGTCGGCAAGGAATTGTTCACGCGGTGCGGCCCGGCGATAGTCGAGGCGTTGCAGGGGATGGGCTTCGAGGTGTTTCTCGATCTCAAGTTTCACGACATTCCCAACACCACGGCCATGGCGGTTAAGGCTGCCGCCGAGCTGGGCGTGTGGATGGTCAATGTGCACTGCTCCGGCGGGCTGCGGATGATGGCGGCGTGTCGTGAAACACTTGAGGGCATGACCGCGCCCACGCCGCTGCTGATCGGTGTCACCGTGCTGACCAGCATGGAGCAGGACGATCTCGCCGGCATCGGTCTGGATATCGCGCCGCAGGAGCAGGTGTTGCGGCTGGCCGGTTTGGCCGCCCAGGCGGGACTCGATGGGCTGGTCTGTTCCGCGCAGGAAGCGCTACCGCTCAAGGCGCAGTTCCCCGCGCTGCAGCTGGTTACCCCAGGTATCCGGCCTGCCGGCAGTGCGCAGGACGATCAGCGCCGCATTCTCACGCCAGCCCAGGCGATGGCTGCAGGTTCCGATTATCTGGTGATCGGCCGGCCTATTGCGCAGGCTGCCGACCCTGCGCAAGCACTGGCAGCCGTGGTGGCTGAGCTGGCATGA
- a CDS encoding electron transfer flavoprotein subunit alpha/FixB family protein yields MTILVIAEHNNAVLAAATLNTVAAAKAIGGDIHVLVAGSGCGAIGEAAAQIEGVAKVLVADDAAYANQLPENVAPLIADLAKNYSHVLAAATTNGKNFLPRVAAQLDVDQISEIVAVESADTFKRPIYAGNAIATVQSSAAIKVITVRSTGFDAVNGTGGSAAVEQISGTGDAGKSAFVGEELAKSDRPELTAAKIVVSGGRGMQNGDNFKHLYSLADKLGAAVGASRAAVDAGFVPNDMQVGQTGKIVAPQLYIAVGISGAIQHLAGMKDSKVIVAINKDEEAPIFQVADYGLVGDLFEIVPELEKLV; encoded by the coding sequence ATGACTATCCTGGTTATCGCTGAACACAACAATGCCGTCCTCGCGGCCGCTACCCTGAACACCGTTGCCGCCGCCAAGGCCATCGGTGGCGACATTCACGTGCTGGTAGCCGGCAGCGGTTGCGGCGCCATCGGCGAAGCAGCCGCGCAGATCGAAGGCGTTGCCAAGGTATTGGTTGCCGATGACGCGGCCTACGCCAATCAGTTGCCGGAAAACGTCGCGCCGCTGATCGCCGATCTGGCGAAGAACTACAGCCATGTACTGGCTGCTGCCACTACCAATGGCAAGAACTTCCTGCCACGCGTTGCCGCCCAACTGGACGTCGACCAGATCTCCGAGATCGTCGCTGTCGAAAGCGCCGATACCTTCAAGCGCCCGATCTATGCCGGTAACGCTATCGCTACCGTGCAGTCCAGCGCTGCTATCAAGGTCATCACTGTACGCTCCACTGGCTTCGATGCGGTCAATGGCACTGGCGGTTCTGCGGCGGTCGAGCAGATCTCCGGTACCGGCGACGCTGGCAAGTCGGCCTTCGTGGGCGAAGAGCTAGCCAAGTCTGATCGTCCCGAACTGACTGCTGCCAAGATCGTCGTGTCCGGCGGCCGTGGCATGCAGAACGGTGACAACTTCAAGCACCTGTACTCGCTGGCCGACAAGCTCGGTGCTGCGGTTGGTGCCTCGCGCGCCGCAGTCGACGCCGGCTTCGTGCCGAACGACATGCAGGTTGGCCAGACCGGTAAGATCGTCGCGCCGCAGCTGTACATCGCGGTCGGCATTTCCGGTGCCATCCAGCACCTGGCTGGCATGAAGGACTCCAAAGTGATCGTCGCGATCAACAAGGACGAGGAAGCCCCGATCTTCCAGGTTGCCGATTACGGCTTGGTGGGCGATCTGTTTGAGATCGTGCCGGAGCTGGAAAAGCTCGTCTGA
- a CDS encoding substrate-binding periplasmic protein, with protein MRFAFPLKSALVALVLATPLTAAAAGKCDRLVATGAADNPPFLWRDPQNPKRLIGANADLLGQLAKSLDLKLDLLYTGDRAKALDEVRSGRVDVLADATLTVQRLEELDFVHPPILQLQTVAWVRNEPGFFYASREDLRGHTGMTVGASRLGSEFDAFAKSNMQLQQAASLSQGLQKLVAGNADYLLHERYSTVAAADSAGVLDKVQRLEPPVVARDMHLAISHDSACNDPWLRGQLARKMTELRAAGVPEQLVAHNLAVWKNQQSERANAPKN; from the coding sequence ATGCGTTTCGCTTTTCCGTTGAAATCGGCTCTGGTCGCGCTTGTGCTGGCAACGCCACTCACGGCAGCGGCGGCGGGAAAGTGTGACCGTCTCGTCGCTACCGGGGCCGCGGACAATCCACCGTTTCTCTGGCGCGACCCGCAGAACCCCAAGCGTCTGATCGGCGCCAATGCCGACTTGCTCGGTCAGCTCGCCAAGTCGCTCGATCTGAAGCTGGATTTGCTTTACACCGGGGATCGCGCCAAGGCTCTCGACGAGGTGCGCAGTGGCCGAGTCGACGTATTGGCGGATGCAACCCTGACCGTCCAACGGCTTGAAGAACTGGATTTCGTTCACCCGCCCATCCTGCAGCTGCAGACCGTGGCCTGGGTGCGTAATGAGCCGGGTTTCTTCTACGCGAGTCGCGAAGATCTGCGAGGCCACACCGGCATGACGGTCGGCGCCAGTCGGCTAGGAAGTGAGTTTGACGCTTTTGCCAAGAGCAATATGCAATTGCAGCAGGCCGCCAGCCTGTCTCAGGGGCTGCAGAAGCTTGTGGCTGGTAATGCCGACTATCTATTGCACGAGCGCTACAGCACCGTTGCCGCAGCCGATTCGGCAGGCGTTCTAGACAAGGTTCAGCGCCTCGAGCCGCCGGTAGTAGCGCGAGACATGCACCTCGCCATTTCCCACGACTCTGCCTGCAATGACCCTTGGCTGCGCGGACAACTGGCGCGGAAGATGACAGAATTGCGTGCTGCCGGCGTGCCAGAGCAACTGGTAGCGCATAATTTGGCAGTCTGGAAGAACCAGCAGTCGGAGCGGGCCAACGCTCCGAAGAACTAG
- a CDS encoding OmpA family protein, translating into MAIATLLLAGCASQEAERDIAQASAALERVQADSMAQRAAPKDLQRGLETLQRAERFNDYWGGAADARHYAYLSHRYSEIAVQQGALLQHQEQVARLEMERDRLRRMLQDAQLITAEQQGRWLEDQMMSLAASETDRGMVMTLGDLLFHAGSADLNSSANRTLLKLVHFLQLNPQRKVRIEGYSDSRGDPQANLALSQARAQTVAELLVNLGIAVERIDVRGYGERFPLAENASARGRAQNRRVEILFSDAEGEFGPDR; encoded by the coding sequence ATGGCTATCGCCACACTGCTGTTGGCCGGTTGCGCCAGTCAGGAAGCCGAGCGTGATATCGCTCAGGCCTCTGCTGCGTTGGAGCGCGTCCAGGCCGACAGCATGGCTCAGCGTGCAGCGCCGAAGGACCTGCAGCGCGGCCTGGAAACGTTGCAGCGTGCCGAGCGCTTCAACGACTACTGGGGCGGCGCAGCCGATGCACGACATTACGCTTATCTGAGCCATCGCTATAGCGAGATTGCCGTGCAGCAAGGCGCTCTTTTGCAACACCAGGAGCAGGTTGCGCGCTTGGAGATGGAGCGTGACCGGCTGCGCCGCATGTTGCAGGACGCCCAGCTGATCACCGCTGAGCAGCAGGGCCGCTGGCTCGAAGATCAGATGATGAGTCTGGCGGCGAGTGAAACTGATCGCGGCATGGTGATGACGCTAGGTGACCTGCTGTTCCACGCTGGCAGCGCCGATCTGAACAGCTCCGCCAACCGGACCTTGCTCAAGCTCGTTCATTTCCTCCAGTTAAATCCGCAACGCAAGGTGCGCATCGAGGGCTACAGCGACAGTCGTGGCGATCCGCAAGCGAACCTGGCGCTGTCACAGGCGCGGGCGCAGACCGTCGCCGAGCTGTTGGTGAATCTCGGTATTGCTGTCGAGCGTATCGATGTGCGCGGCTATGGCGAGCGCTTCCCGTTGGCCGAGAACGCTTCAGCCCGTGGCCGTGCGCAGAATCGTCGAGTTGAAATACTGTTCTCCGATGCAGAGGGCGAGTTCGGTCCAGACCGCTAG
- a CDS encoding SDR family oxidoreductase gives MSMTFSGQVALVTGAAAGIGRATAQAFAEQGLKVVLADIDEAGIRDGAESIRAAGGEAIAVRCDVTRDAEVKALIEQTLAQYGRLDYAFNNAGIEIEQGRLAEGSEAEFDAIMGVNVKGVWLCMKHQLPVMLAQGGGAIVNTASVAGLGAAPKMSIYAASKHAVIGLTKSAAIEYAKKKIRVNAVCPAVIDTDMFRRAYEADPRKAEFAAAMHPVGRIGKVEEIATAVLYLCCDGAAFTTGQALAVDGGATAI, from the coding sequence ATGAGCATGACATTCTCCGGGCAGGTCGCCCTGGTTACCGGCGCAGCGGCAGGAATAGGGCGCGCAACGGCGCAAGCATTCGCCGAGCAGGGCCTCAAGGTCGTGTTGGCCGACATCGACGAAGCGGGCATCCGTGATGGTGCAGAGAGCATTCGTGCCGCCGGTGGTGAAGCAATCGCCGTGCGCTGCGACGTGACGCGTGATGCGGAAGTCAAGGCGCTCATCGAGCAGACGCTGGCGCAATACGGGCGGCTCGATTACGCATTCAATAATGCCGGTATCGAGATCGAGCAGGGTCGGTTGGCCGAAGGCAGCGAGGCGGAGTTCGACGCGATCATGGGCGTCAACGTCAAGGGCGTCTGGCTGTGCATGAAGCACCAACTGCCGGTCATGCTGGCGCAGGGTGGCGGTGCCATCGTCAATACCGCGTCGGTCGCAGGCCTCGGCGCGGCGCCGAAGATGAGCATTTATGCGGCGTCCAAGCATGCGGTAATCGGCCTGACCAAGTCGGCGGCGATCGAGTACGCGAAGAAGAAGATTCGGGTGAATGCGGTGTGTCCGGCAGTGATCGACACTGACATGTTCCGTCGCGCCTACGAGGCCGATCCGCGCAAGGCTGAGTTTGCCGCGGCGATGCACCCGGTGGGCCGGATTGGGAAGGTTGAGGAGATCGCAACAGCGGTGTTGTATCTGTGCTGCGATGGCGCCGCGTTTACCACCGGCCAAGCGTTGGCGGTGGATGGCGGGGCAACGGCGATCTAA